A single window of Oerskovia paurometabola DNA harbors:
- a CDS encoding carboxymuconolactone decarboxylase family protein, with protein MSWIREADESEPSGAVAAAFAKDQESLGYVANLTRLLANRPAVLDAWIGLNGAIKASMSPRRYELATLAAALRLRSTYCALAHGAVLADHHVGADAVRDVAEGHDTVQLSPIDRAVMDLADKVAAGAADMSEPDLTELRDLGLDDGEILDVILAASARCFFSSVLDATGTQADAVFADLDPAMRDALTVGRPIATPDPVGRHLAG; from the coding sequence ATGAGCTGGATCCGAGAGGCCGACGAGAGCGAGCCCAGCGGCGCCGTCGCGGCAGCGTTCGCGAAGGACCAGGAGTCGCTGGGGTACGTCGCGAACCTCACGCGGCTCCTCGCGAACCGGCCCGCGGTGCTCGACGCGTGGATCGGGCTCAACGGCGCGATCAAGGCGTCCATGTCGCCGCGCCGGTACGAGCTCGCGACCCTCGCGGCGGCGCTGCGGCTCCGGTCGACGTACTGCGCGCTCGCGCACGGCGCGGTCCTCGCCGACCACCACGTCGGTGCCGACGCCGTGCGCGACGTCGCCGAGGGGCACGACACCGTCCAGCTCTCCCCGATCGACCGCGCCGTCATGGACCTCGCGGACAAGGTCGCCGCCGGGGCCGCCGACATGTCCGAGCCCGACCTCACCGAGCTGCGCGACCTCGGGCTCGACGACGGCGAGATCCTCGACGTGATCCTGGCTGCGTCCGCGCGCTGCTTCTTCAGCTCGGTCCTCGACGCGACCGGGACGCAGGCCGACGCGGTGTTCGCCGACCTCGACCCGGCGATGCGCGACGCCCTGACCGTGGGCCGGCCGATCGCGACCCCGGACCCCGTGGGCCGACACCTCGCCGGCTGA
- a CDS encoding branched-chain amino acid ABC transporter permease codes for MSTSTPAGNDGVPGGTAATNGATPPARPRPELPPAGQTPVAQRPHGGVGDRFRLWWDALARPAQWGVGVPFILFVALLPILNIPVLTTVGTNFGAVMAQFGMYALIAIGLNVVVGQAGLLDLGYVGFYAIGAYTLAIMTSPDSPWNVTQPEGWLSDDWAWLAILPVAVAITAMSGLVLGSPTLRLRGDYLAIVTLGFGEIVRLLADNLDEITGGGQGLKSVAYPRLGVTEELPNGVFSAGNVGTTLNSGVWWFWLSLVFIIISLMLVGNLERSRVGRAWVAIREDEDAAEIMGVPTFRFKLWAFVIGASIGGVSGAIYAGQVQFVIPTNFNIINSVLFLCAVVLGGQGNKLGVILGAFIIVYLPNFFLGRTSLFGIPIDGNEIANYKYLFFGVALMVLMIFRPQGLIPVRQKLLTYGRELYVAARRTLAKMPDGGPQAAYATSAPASGTGSGTGRDATGSGPAGTGAGEHDETTDGGNR; via the coding sequence ATGAGCACCAGCACTCCTGCGGGGAACGACGGGGTCCCCGGCGGCACGGCCGCGACGAACGGCGCCACCCCGCCCGCACGGCCCCGCCCCGAGCTCCCGCCTGCGGGCCAGACGCCCGTGGCCCAGCGCCCGCACGGCGGCGTGGGGGACCGGTTCCGGCTGTGGTGGGACGCGCTCGCGCGGCCCGCGCAGTGGGGGGTCGGCGTCCCGTTCATCTTGTTCGTGGCCCTGCTGCCGATCCTCAACATCCCGGTCCTGACCACGGTCGGTACCAACTTCGGGGCCGTGATGGCGCAGTTCGGGATGTACGCGCTCATCGCGATCGGCCTGAACGTCGTGGTGGGGCAGGCGGGTCTGCTCGACCTCGGCTACGTGGGCTTCTACGCGATCGGCGCGTACACGCTCGCGATCATGACGAGCCCCGACAGCCCGTGGAACGTGACGCAGCCCGAGGGCTGGCTGTCGGACGACTGGGCGTGGCTCGCGATCCTGCCCGTCGCGGTCGCGATCACGGCCATGTCGGGCCTGGTCCTGGGGTCGCCCACGCTGCGCCTGCGCGGCGACTACCTCGCGATCGTGACGCTCGGCTTCGGTGAGATCGTGCGCCTGCTGGCGGACAACCTCGACGAGATCACGGGGGGCGGTCAGGGGCTCAAGTCGGTCGCCTACCCGCGGCTCGGCGTGACCGAGGAGCTGCCCAACGGCGTGTTCTCGGCGGGCAACGTCGGGACGACGCTCAACTCGGGCGTGTGGTGGTTCTGGCTGTCCCTGGTGTTCATCATCATCTCGCTCATGCTCGTGGGGAACCTCGAGCGTTCGCGCGTGGGCCGGGCGTGGGTCGCGATCCGCGAGGACGAGGACGCGGCCGAGATCATGGGCGTGCCCACGTTCCGCTTCAAGCTGTGGGCGTTCGTCATCGGGGCGTCGATCGGCGGCGTCTCGGGCGCGATCTACGCGGGCCAGGTGCAGTTCGTCATCCCGACGAACTTCAACATCATCAACTCGGTCCTGTTCCTGTGCGCGGTCGTCCTGGGCGGCCAGGGCAACAAGCTCGGCGTGATCCTGGGGGCGTTCATCATCGTGTACCTGCCGAACTTCTTCCTGGGGCGCACGTCCCTGTTCGGCATCCCGATCGACGGCAACGAGATCGCGAACTACAAGTACCTGTTCTTCGGGGTCGCGCTCATGGTGCTCATGATCTTCCGGCCGCAGGGGCTCATACCCGTCCGGCAGAAGCTCCTCACGTACGGGCGCGAGCTGTACGTCGCGGCGCGCCGCACGCTCGCCAAGATGCCCGACGGCGGCCCGCAGGCCGCGTACGCGACGTCCGCTCCGGCGTCGGGCACGGGGAGCGGGACGGGGCGCGACGCCACCGGGAGCGGCCCCGCCGGGACCGGTGCCGGCGAGCACGACGAGACCACCGACGGGGGGAACCGATGA
- a CDS encoding amidohydrolase family protein, whose translation MALSDDRSVAPSESAVFTGRVWIDDDGRVADVTRSTAKGPARFDGCPVVDVGSSLVLPGLIDLHNHLAYDTLPLWTEPSQAVPFAHHDSWPRAKTYAASTTWPAYAFITASPHELLAYVETKALVGGTTSVQGSPPMNRPRDGWLVREIDDESFGTGDRNKVLASVLTAKPADLADRANRMRAGSLFVYHCAEGQPGSLVAREYTDAESAGCLQPRFVAVHATAVDAAGFARWTDPGAVVWSPFSNLWLYGVTTDVPAARDAGIAVCLGADWAPSGSKNVLGELKAARLAADHAGWSLRDEDLVRMVTCVPGDVLARGWGRQTGRLQPGALADVLVLRAQRGADPFRAVVAATEEDVDLVVIDGVARYGTPALTAAAGAPDLTPLTVGSRDMRLSLTHPDDGTTPWAWSDVVDRLEEVRADPQAEITAAQARAAAWAGSLGDAGAPLRLALDMPTGVGPVGGLPRDLGTITVPPLESLTPDDAWLAQVVGRGFHAGVLDGLRAYY comes from the coding sequence ATGGCACTGTCGGACGACCGGTCGGTCGCGCCGTCCGAGTCCGCGGTCTTCACGGGCCGCGTGTGGATCGACGACGACGGCCGCGTCGCCGACGTCACCCGGAGCACGGCGAAGGGGCCCGCACGTTTCGACGGCTGCCCGGTCGTCGACGTCGGCAGCTCGCTCGTCCTGCCGGGCCTGATCGACCTCCACAACCACCTGGCCTACGACACGCTGCCCCTGTGGACCGAGCCGTCCCAGGCCGTCCCGTTCGCGCACCACGACTCGTGGCCCCGCGCCAAGACCTACGCCGCGAGCACCACGTGGCCCGCGTACGCGTTCATCACCGCGAGCCCGCACGAGCTCCTCGCGTACGTCGAGACCAAGGCTCTCGTGGGCGGCACGACCTCGGTCCAGGGCTCCCCGCCCATGAACCGCCCGCGCGACGGGTGGCTCGTGCGCGAGATCGACGACGAGAGCTTCGGGACCGGGGACCGCAACAAGGTCCTCGCGTCGGTCCTCACGGCCAAGCCCGCCGACCTCGCCGACCGCGCCAACCGCATGCGCGCCGGCTCGCTGTTCGTCTACCACTGCGCCGAGGGGCAGCCCGGCAGCCTCGTCGCCCGCGAGTACACCGACGCGGAGTCGGCCGGCTGTCTCCAGCCCCGGTTCGTCGCGGTCCACGCGACCGCGGTCGACGCGGCCGGCTTCGCCCGGTGGACCGACCCCGGGGCCGTCGTCTGGTCCCCCTTCTCCAACCTGTGGCTCTACGGCGTCACCACCGACGTCCCCGCGGCGAGGGACGCCGGAATCGCGGTGTGCCTCGGGGCCGACTGGGCGCCGTCGGGCAGCAAGAACGTCCTGGGTGAGCTCAAGGCCGCGCGCCTCGCCGCCGACCACGCCGGGTGGAGCCTCCGCGACGAGGACCTCGTGCGCATGGTGACCTGCGTGCCCGGCGACGTCCTCGCACGCGGCTGGGGGCGACAGACCGGGCGGCTGCAGCCCGGGGCGCTCGCGGACGTCCTCGTGCTGCGCGCCCAGCGTGGCGCCGACCCGTTCCGGGCCGTCGTGGCCGCGACCGAGGAGGACGTGGACCTCGTCGTGATCGACGGCGTCGCGCGCTACGGGACGCCCGCGCTCACGGCCGCGGCGGGGGCGCCCGACCTCACGCCCCTCACGGTCGGCTCGCGCGACATGCGCCTGAGCCTCACGCACCCCGACGACGGTACGACGCCCTGGGCGTGGTCCGACGTCGTCGACCGCCTCGAAGAGGTCCGCGCCGACCCGCAGGCCGAGATCACCGCGGCCCAGGCGCGGGCCGCGGCGTGGGCAGGGAGCCTCGGCGACGCGGGCGCGCCGCTGCGCCTCGCGCTCGACATGCCCACGGGCGTCGGCCCGGTCGGCGGGCTCCCGCGCGACCTCGGGACGATCACCGTCCCGCCGCTCGAGTCCCTGACGCCCGACGACGCCTGGCTCGCGCAGGTCGTCGGGCGCGGCTTCCACGCGGGCGTGCTCGACGGCCTGCGCGCCTACTACTGA
- a CDS encoding glycoside hydrolase family 3 protein, whose protein sequence is MRSSRRGATSAALLTTVLLLAACSPGGGTPSPTSAPPSGTPTPTATGTPTPTPAPDPTTDAPDPLAGWSLEQKVGQLLMVGVNVGKIDQASYDAVHQHHVGNVFLAGRTQAGSVRVKNLVDSFTALVSDETTHGTPMFVSTDQEGGKVQVLRGPGFSDLPSAMEQSTLAPAELQSQATTWGKELADVGIDLNLAPVMDVVTSPETAATNAPIGYFERNYGFGVETVTSHANAFSAGMEANDVDVAIKHFPGLGRVGGNTDTTADVRDAVTTRDDPSVDAFRSGIEAGAAFVMTSTAIYDQIDAGLPAAFSPEVVDGLLRGDLGFGGVVITDDVSKAEQVQAWSPGERAVLTIAAGGDMVLASADPTVIPEMATALVERAQSDPAFAAKVDASVLRVLAAKERLGS, encoded by the coding sequence ATGAGGTCGTCCCGTCGAGGCGCCACGAGCGCCGCCCTGCTCACCACCGTCCTGCTGCTCGCCGCGTGCTCGCCGGGAGGCGGGACGCCCTCCCCGACGAGCGCTCCGCCGTCGGGCACGCCCACCCCCACCGCGACCGGGACGCCCACGCCGACCCCCGCACCCGACCCGACCACCGACGCCCCGGACCCCCTCGCCGGGTGGAGCCTGGAGCAGAAGGTGGGCCAGCTCCTCATGGTCGGGGTGAACGTGGGGAAGATCGACCAGGCGAGCTACGACGCGGTGCACCAGCACCACGTCGGCAACGTGTTCCTCGCGGGGCGTACCCAGGCCGGGTCGGTGCGCGTCAAGAACCTCGTCGACTCGTTCACTGCCCTCGTGTCCGACGAGACGACCCACGGGACGCCGATGTTCGTCTCGACCGACCAGGAGGGCGGCAAGGTCCAGGTGCTCCGCGGGCCCGGCTTCTCCGACCTGCCGAGCGCCATGGAGCAGTCCACGCTGGCCCCCGCGGAGCTCCAGAGCCAGGCCACCACGTGGGGCAAGGAGCTCGCGGACGTGGGCATCGACCTCAACCTCGCACCCGTCATGGACGTCGTGACGAGCCCCGAGACGGCCGCGACCAACGCACCGATCGGGTACTTCGAGCGGAACTACGGGTTCGGGGTCGAGACCGTGACGTCGCACGCGAACGCGTTCAGCGCGGGCATGGAGGCGAACGACGTCGACGTCGCGATCAAGCACTTCCCTGGGCTGGGTCGCGTCGGGGGCAACACCGACACGACGGCGGACGTGCGGGACGCCGTGACGACGCGGGACGACCCGTCGGTCGACGCCTTCCGGTCCGGCATCGAGGCGGGCGCGGCGTTCGTCATGACGTCGACGGCGATCTACGACCAGATCGACGCCGGTCTCCCCGCAGCGTTCTCACCCGAGGTCGTGGACGGGCTGCTGCGCGGCGACCTCGGCTTCGGTGGCGTCGTCATCACCGACGACGTGTCGAAGGCCGAGCAGGTGCAGGCGTGGTCGCCCGGCGAGCGGGCGGTCCTGACGATCGCCGCCGGGGGCGACATGGTGCTCGCGTCGGCCGACCCGACCGTGATCCCCGAGATGGCGACCGCGCTCGTCGAGCGTGCGCAGTCCGACCCCGCCTTCGCCGCCAAGGTCGACGCCTCGGTGCTGCGCGTGCTGGCGGCCAAGGAGCGCCTGGGGTCCTGA
- a CDS encoding branched-chain amino acid ABC transporter substrate-binding protein, giving the protein MPSVQIDIDGAEVPVETSGDPVDPAGDGTAECAEGTSIAMAGALTGPNAALGQNILYGAKVAVDAFNAANAGCQVTIKEFDTEGDPQKATQVAPQIVGDASIIALLGPAFSGETSATGDVFSQAGLPSLSASATNPDITKNGWKTFFRGLANDAVQGPAVAKYMVDTLGYEKVCVVQDNSDYGVGLAKEITAGLGDAADDSCSAEVKVGDKDFAAATQLISSSDADAVFYAGYYAEAAPFAQQLRDAGVDIPFVSADGTNDPQFVTQAGAASKGAILSCPCGPAPDDFAAAYEALNGQAPGVYSVEGYDLATIMLTGIASGVTDRAGMLDFVTSYDGEGLARTYKWDDTGELSSALIWIYEVQ; this is encoded by the coding sequence GTGCCGTCCGTCCAGATCGACATCGACGGGGCCGAGGTCCCGGTCGAGACCTCGGGCGACCCCGTCGACCCGGCCGGAGACGGCACGGCCGAGTGTGCCGAGGGCACCTCGATCGCCATGGCCGGTGCTCTGACCGGCCCCAACGCCGCACTCGGGCAGAACATCCTCTACGGCGCCAAGGTCGCGGTGGACGCGTTCAACGCAGCGAACGCGGGCTGCCAGGTCACGATCAAGGAGTTCGACACCGAGGGCGACCCGCAGAAGGCGACCCAGGTCGCCCCGCAGATCGTCGGCGACGCGAGCATCATCGCGCTCCTCGGCCCGGCGTTCTCCGGGGAGACCTCCGCGACCGGCGACGTCTTCAGCCAGGCGGGCCTCCCCTCGCTGTCGGCGTCGGCCACCAACCCCGACATCACGAAGAACGGCTGGAAGACGTTCTTCCGCGGCCTCGCGAACGACGCGGTCCAGGGTCCGGCGGTCGCCAAGTACATGGTGGACACGCTCGGGTACGAGAAGGTCTGCGTGGTCCAGGACAACTCGGACTACGGCGTGGGGCTCGCCAAGGAGATCACCGCGGGCCTCGGCGACGCGGCCGACGACTCGTGCTCTGCCGAGGTCAAGGTCGGCGACAAGGACTTCGCTGCCGCGACGCAGCTCATCTCGAGCTCCGACGCGGACGCCGTCTTCTACGCCGGCTACTACGCGGAGGCCGCGCCGTTCGCGCAGCAGCTGCGTGACGCGGGCGTCGACATCCCGTTCGTGTCCGCGGACGGCACCAACGACCCGCAGTTCGTCACCCAGGCGGGCGCGGCGTCCAAGGGCGCGATCCTGTCCTGCCCCTGCGGACCGGCTCCCGACGACTTCGCGGCCGCGTACGAGGCGCTCAACGGTCAGGCCCCGGGCGTCTACTCGGTCGAGGGCTACGACCTCGCGACGATCATGCTCACGGGCATCGCGTCGGGCGTCACGGACCGGGCCGGGATGCTCGACTTCGTGACGAGCTACGACGGTGAGGGCCTGGCCCGCACCTACAAGTGGGACGACACGGGCGAGCTCTCGTCCGCGCTGATCTGGATCTACGAGGTCCAGTAG
- a CDS encoding branched-chain amino acid ABC transporter permease, which yields MSMLVHGVLAADPLIGFDLAALGRNFWALTVDGLTYGAVYALVAVGYTLVYGVLRLINFAHSEIFMLGMFGQYATLLALGFYPSGDAFDKGILLTVLYLGIAMIGGMVVAGGAAVGLERVAYRPLRKRGAPSLVFLITAIGASFVIQEFVHFVLPALTGGELGGVNAEQPIRLVEPEVQFTLFGANVTNVTLIIIFSALILALATDMFINRTKFGRGIRAVAQDPVTATLMGVSRERIIMLTFLIGGVLAGAAALLYTLRVPNGIIYSGGFILGIKAFSAAVLGGIGNLRGALLGGLLLGVMENYGQVVFGTEWRDVVAFVLLIVVLMFRPTGILGESLGRARA from the coding sequence ATGTCGATGCTCGTCCACGGCGTCCTCGCCGCCGACCCACTCATCGGATTCGACCTCGCGGCCCTCGGCCGCAACTTCTGGGCCCTCACCGTCGACGGCCTGACCTACGGCGCGGTCTACGCGCTCGTCGCGGTGGGCTACACGCTCGTCTACGGCGTGCTGCGCCTCATCAACTTCGCCCACTCCGAGATCTTCATGCTCGGCATGTTCGGGCAGTACGCCACGCTCCTCGCCCTGGGCTTCTACCCGAGCGGCGACGCGTTCGACAAGGGCATCCTGCTCACGGTCCTCTATCTGGGGATCGCGATGATCGGCGGCATGGTGGTCGCGGGAGGGGCCGCTGTCGGGCTCGAACGCGTGGCCTACAGACCCCTGCGCAAACGCGGGGCCCCGTCGCTCGTCTTCCTCATCACCGCGATCGGCGCGTCGTTCGTGATCCAGGAGTTCGTGCACTTCGTGCTCCCGGCCCTGACGGGCGGTGAGCTCGGCGGCGTGAACGCGGAGCAGCCCATCCGGCTCGTCGAGCCCGAGGTCCAGTTCACGCTCTTCGGCGCCAACGTCACCAACGTGACGCTCATCATCATCTTCTCGGCCCTGATCCTGGCCCTCGCGACCGACATGTTCATCAACCGGACCAAGTTCGGGCGCGGTATCCGGGCGGTCGCGCAGGACCCCGTGACGGCGACCCTCATGGGGGTCTCGCGCGAGCGCATCATCATGCTGACGTTCCTCATCGGCGGCGTCCTGGCCGGGGCCGCGGCCCTGCTGTACACGCTGCGCGTCCCCAACGGGATCATCTACTCGGGCGGCTTCATCCTGGGGATCAAGGCGTTCTCCGCGGCGGTCCTCGGCGGGATCGGCAACCTGCGCGGCGCGCTGCTCGGTGGCCTGCTGCTGGGCGTCATGGAGAACTACGGGCAGGTCGTGTTCGGCACGGAGTGGCGCGACGTGGTCGCGTTCGTCCTGCTGATCGTGGTCCTGATGTTCCGCCCGACCGGCATCCTCGGCGAGTCCTTGGGGAGGGCACGAGCATGA
- a CDS encoding TetR family transcriptional regulator, with product MGSYLARDARRRTILDSAVVVLGRDGIAAVTARSVAAELGGSQGQIHHHFGSTTQLVAEAWLLYTRTEVEQFEVETASLDPQEAVGHFFEGLRGGQDSGALALWAEAGSYARFAQEFAPAYLASLQQVCTVLERLLDRERPDDGNRDAALRLLMVGIGLAGLTAIAPADETGIAPGQVVGSAIAQEFARLRTPPHA from the coding sequence ATGGGGAGCTATCTCGCACGAGACGCGCGCCGCCGGACCATCCTGGACTCGGCCGTGGTCGTCCTGGGACGCGACGGCATCGCCGCCGTGACGGCCCGATCGGTGGCGGCCGAGCTCGGCGGCTCCCAGGGGCAGATCCACCACCACTTCGGGTCGACGACGCAGCTCGTCGCCGAGGCCTGGCTCCTGTACACCCGGACCGAGGTCGAGCAGTTCGAGGTCGAGACGGCGAGCCTCGACCCGCAGGAGGCGGTCGGCCACTTCTTCGAGGGCCTACGCGGCGGGCAGGACAGCGGCGCCCTCGCCCTCTGGGCCGAGGCCGGCTCGTACGCGCGGTTCGCCCAGGAGTTCGCCCCCGCGTACCTGGCGTCGCTCCAGCAGGTCTGCACCGTCCTCGAACGGCTCCTCGACCGGGAACGTCCCGACGACGGCAACCGGGACGCCGCCCTGCGCCTGCTCATGGTCGGGATCGGTCTGGCCGGGCTGACCGCGATCGCACCGGCCGACGAGACCGGCATCGCCCCGGGGCAGGTCGTCGGGTCAGCGATCGCACAGGAGTTCGCCCGCCTCCGCACGCCACCCCACGCCTAG
- a CDS encoding ABC transporter ATP-binding protein: MPLLEITDMTVAYGRIEAVRGVSITVEEGELVTLIGANGAGKTTTMRAVSGIRPLSRGKILFDGKDITRMKPHLRVLEGIVQAPEGRGIFPGMTVLENLEMGAYGRTFENKAVHDETLARVFELFPRLEDRTSQVGGTMSGGEQQMLAIGRALMARPRLMLLDEPSMGLAPMVIQQIFRIVSEINAQGTTVLLVEQNARQALSRSHRAYVLETGEVVRSGGGRELLADPSIKEAYLGVA; encoded by the coding sequence ATGCCCCTGCTTGAGATCACCGACATGACGGTCGCGTACGGGCGGATCGAGGCCGTGCGCGGCGTGTCGATCACGGTCGAGGAGGGCGAGCTCGTGACCCTCATCGGGGCCAACGGTGCCGGGAAGACGACGACCATGCGCGCGGTCTCGGGCATCCGTCCGCTGTCGCGCGGGAAGATCCTGTTCGACGGCAAGGACATCACGCGCATGAAGCCGCACCTGCGGGTGCTCGAGGGCATCGTGCAGGCACCCGAGGGGCGCGGGATCTTCCCCGGCATGACGGTCCTGGAGAACCTCGAGATGGGGGCCTACGGGCGCACGTTCGAGAACAAGGCCGTGCACGACGAGACCCTGGCCCGGGTCTTCGAGCTGTTCCCGCGCCTCGAGGACCGCACGTCGCAGGTCGGCGGGACCATGTCCGGGGGCGAGCAGCAGATGCTCGCGATCGGGCGCGCGCTCATGGCCCGGCCGCGGCTCATGCTGCTCGACGAGCCGTCGATGGGCCTGGCCCCCATGGTCATCCAGCAGATCTTCCGGATCGTCTCGGAGATCAACGCGCAGGGCACCACGGTGCTGCTCGTGGAGCAGAACGCGCGGCAGGCGCTGTCGCGCTCGCACCGGGCGTACGTGCTCGAGACGGGAGAGGTCGTGCGCTCCGGGGGCGGCCGGGAGCTGCTCGCGGACCCGAGCATCAAGGAGGCGTACCTCGGGGTCGCGTGA
- a CDS encoding ABC transporter ATP-binding protein → MVDVTEVRPELADSALVDAIVAADRTVRTEVGEPLLRMEDVSVVFGGLTALDSVSFDIRRGEILGLIGPNGAGKTTAFNAMTGVYRPTKGLVRFDGQVLGKAKRNQITRLGIARTFQNIRLFNEMTALENVVVGTDARHRTSVPGALLRTRRHRQEERDAIDRSMAILEFVGVGARATEKARNLSYGEQRRLEIARALATEPKLLCLDEPAAGFNPAEKEALMDLIRHIRDDGYTVLLIEHDMRLVRGVTDRIVVLEFGKVIAEGTPEDVTADPKVIAAYLGVPDEELPEGDTDAPA, encoded by the coding sequence ATGGTCGACGTGACCGAGGTGCGGCCCGAGCTCGCGGACTCCGCGCTGGTCGACGCGATCGTCGCGGCCGACCGCACGGTCCGCACCGAGGTGGGCGAGCCGCTGCTGCGCATGGAGGACGTGTCGGTCGTGTTCGGCGGTCTGACCGCGCTGGACTCCGTCTCGTTCGACATCCGGCGCGGGGAGATCCTGGGGCTGATCGGGCCCAACGGGGCCGGCAAGACGACGGCCTTCAACGCCATGACGGGCGTCTACCGGCCCACCAAGGGGCTCGTACGGTTCGACGGGCAGGTCCTGGGCAAGGCCAAGCGCAACCAGATCACGCGCCTCGGCATCGCCCGGACCTTCCAGAACATCCGTCTGTTCAACGAGATGACGGCCCTGGAGAACGTCGTCGTGGGGACGGACGCGCGGCACCGGACCTCGGTGCCGGGCGCGCTGCTGCGCACCAGGCGGCACCGGCAGGAGGAGCGCGACGCGATCGACCGGTCCATGGCGATCCTCGAGTTCGTCGGGGTGGGGGCACGCGCCACGGAGAAGGCGCGCAACCTGTCCTACGGCGAGCAGCGGCGCCTGGAGATCGCGCGGGCGCTCGCGACCGAGCCCAAGCTGCTGTGCCTCGACGAGCCCGCGGCCGGCTTCAACCCGGCGGAGAAGGAGGCCCTCATGGACCTCATCCGCCACATCCGCGACGACGGGTACACGGTCCTGCTCATCGAGCACGACATGCGTCTCGTGCGGGGCGTGACGGACCGCATCGTGGTGCTCGAGTTCGGCAAGGTCATCGCCGAGGGCACCCCGGAGGACGTCACGGCCGACCCCAAGGTCATCGCCGCCTACCTGGGCGTACCCGACGAAGAGCTGCCCGAGGGAGACACCGATGCCCCTGCTTGA
- a CDS encoding FBP domain-containing protein has protein sequence MRPLTRQETRHAFRNTTTQETKALRLPATFDTLDWSRLDYLGWRDPRSPLRAYLVALVDEVPHGVMLRQSATRNELASRAVMCALCRFTHRFNEVALFSAARAGADKRARLDTLGIYVCVDLDCHTNVHSTPLPGPLDPPAAQIVASRRDGLRARTSAFVRSVVMQ, from the coding sequence GTGCGACCACTGACCCGGCAGGAGACCCGCCACGCCTTCAGGAACACGACCACGCAGGAGACGAAGGCCCTGCGGCTCCCCGCCACGTTCGACACGCTCGACTGGTCCCGCCTCGACTACCTCGGCTGGCGCGACCCCCGGTCACCCCTGCGCGCGTACCTCGTCGCCCTCGTCGACGAGGTGCCCCACGGCGTCATGCTCCGCCAGTCGGCGACCCGCAACGAGCTCGCGAGCCGCGCCGTGATGTGCGCGCTGTGCCGCTTCACCCACCGCTTCAACGAGGTCGCCCTGTTCTCGGCCGCGCGCGCCGGGGCGGACAAGCGCGCCCGCCTCGACACCCTCGGCATCTACGTGTGCGTCGACCTCGACTGCCACACGAACGTCCACAGCACCCCGCTCCCGGGCCCCCTCGACCCGCCGGCCGCGCAGATCGTCGCGTCCCGTCGCGACGGGCTGCGCGCCCGGACCAGCGCGTTCGTGCGCTCCGTCGTGATGCAATAG